One segment of Vulpes lagopus strain Blue_001 chromosome 8, ASM1834538v1, whole genome shotgun sequence DNA contains the following:
- the EGR3 gene encoding early growth response protein 3, with protein MEPCAAWSPRGGRENVMDIGLTNEKPNPELSYSGSFQPAPGNKTVTYLGKFAFDSPSNWCQDNIISLMSAGILGVPPASGALSTQTSTASMVQPPQGDVEAMYPALPPYSNCSDLYSEPVSFHDPQGNPGLAYSPQDYQSAKPALDSNLFPMIPDYNLYHHPNDMGSIPEHKPFQGMDPIRVNPPPITPLETIKAFKDKQIHPGFGSLPQPPLTLKPIRPRKYPNRPSKTPLHERPHACPAEGCDRRFSRSDELTRHLRIHTGHKPFQCRICMRSFSRSDHLTTHIRTHTGEKPFACEFCGRKFARSDERKRHAKIHLKQKEKKAEKGGAPSASSAPPVSLAPVVTTCA; from the exons ATGGAGCCATGTGCGGCGTGGAGTCCCCGCGGTGGGAGAG AGAATGTGATGGACATCGGTCTGACCAACGAGAAGCCCAACCCGGAACTCTCTTATTCGGGCTCCTTCCAGCCAGCCCCCGGCAACAAGACCGTGACCTACTTGGGAAAGTTCGCCTTCGACTCCCCTTCCAACTGGTGTCAGGACAACATCATTAGCCTCATGAGCGCCGGCATCTTGGGGGTGCCCCCGGCCTCAGGGGCACTCAGCACGCAGACCTCCACCGCCAGCATGGTGCAGCCGCCGCAGGGCGACGTGGAGGCCATGTACCCGGCGCTGCCCCCCTATTCTAACTGCAGTGATCTCTACTCGGAGCCTGTGTCTTTCCACGACCCCCAGGGCAACCCCGGGCTCGCCTATTCCCCCCAGGATTACCAATCGGCCAAGCCGGCCTTGGACAGCAATCTCTTCCCCATGATTCCTGACTACAACCTCTATCACCACCCCAACGACATGGGCTCCATTCCGGAGCACAAGCCCTTCCAGGGCATGGACCCCATCCGGGTCAACCCGCCCCCTATTACCCCTCTGGAGACCATCAAGGCGTTCAAAGACAAGCAGATCCACCCGGGCTTTGGCAGCCTGCCCCAGCCGCCGCTCACGCTCAAGCCCATCCGGCCCCGCAAGTATCCCAACCGGCCCAGCAAGACCCCGCTCCACGAGCGGCCCCACGCGTGCCCGGCGGAGGGCTGCGACCGCCGTTTCAGTCGCTCGGACGAGCTGACCCGGCACCTGCGCATCCACACGGGCCACAAGCCCTTCCAGTGCCGGATCTGCATGCGGAGCTTCAGTCGCAGCGACCACCTTACCACTCACATCCGCACGCACACGGGCGAGAAGCCCTTTGCCTGCGAGTTCTGCGGGCGCAAGTTTGCGCGCAGCGACGAGCGCAAGCGCCACGCCAAGATCCACCTCAAGCAAAAGGAGAAGAAGGCGGAGAAGGGGGGTGCGCCCTCTGCGTCCTCGGCGCCCCCCGTATCCCTGGCCCCTGTGGTCACCACCTGCGCCTGA